Within the Flavobacterium sp. 9R genome, the region CTTGTACACTATTCAAGGAGGAAATTTTTCAGCTCAAGGAAAAATCATCAAATATTAATTTACAATTCAATGAATTCAATTATAAAGCTTTTTGGCATTCAATATCCAATCATTCAAGGAGGAATGATATGGAACAGTGGTTATAAATTGGCAAGTGCCGTTAGTAATGCTGGAGGATTAGGCATCATTGGTGCTGGTTCTATGTATCCTGAGGTGCTTAGAGAACACATACAAAAATGCAAGAAGGCGACAGATAAGCCTTTTGGCGTGAATGTTCCCATGTTGTATCCTAATGTGGAAGAAATAATGAATATCATTGTAGAAGAAGGTGTAAAAATTGTTTTTACTTCAGCTGGAAATCCAAAAACTTGGACCGCTTTTTTGAAAGAAAAAGGAATTACAGTAGTACACGTGGTGAGTAGTTCGGTGTTTGCTTTGAAAGCCCAAGAAGCAGGAGTTGATGCTGTAGTTGCCGAAGGTTTTGAAGCTGGAGGACACAATGGGCGAGAGGAAACTACGACATTGACTTTGATTCCGATGGTGAAGCAAAAGATAAACATTCCGTTGATTGCTGCTGGTGGAATTGCCACTGGAAGAGGAATGCTTGCGGCAATGGCTTTGGGCGCTGATGGTGTTCAAGTAGGAAGTCGTTTTGCTGCTTCGGTAGAATCATCAGCTCACCATAATTTTAAAGAAGTAATCGTCAAAGTAAAAGAAGGGGATACGCAATTAACATTAAAAGAATTAGCGCCTGTTCGTTTGGTGAAAAATAAGTTTTACAATGATGTTCAGGAACTGTATGCAAAATGTCCTACCAAAGAAGATTTAGTTGCATTGCTTGGTAGAGCCCGAGCCAAGCGCGGGATGTTTGAAGGTGATTTGGTCGAGGGCGAATTAGAAATTGGTCAGATTGCGGGATTAATTACCGAAATTCAACCTGTAAAAGAAATAATAGATACTATGATTGCCGAGTTTAAACAAGCCCAAATTGAAATCGGACAATTCCAATTTTAACTCCAACCCCAAACGCCTCCTCATGTCAAAACCTACTATTTTATTTTTGTCTTTTGTCCTATTTTTTTGTTTTCAGCTGTCTAATGCTCAAACCTATAAGTTTCAAACTTCAGGCTACAGTATTTTAGAGAAAAACGAAAAAGGAAAATGGGGAGATTGGTCCGAATTGGATTTAATCAATATCCCAATTACGTTAGATACATCTAAACATCGAATTGTAGTCTACACCCCAATGCTTCAATTGTATAACATTCTTTCGTATGCAGAAATTGAAGAAAACAAAACCGATATCATTTATTCTTTTGAATGCAAAGACGAAAATGGTGATTCCTGCACTTTGATGATTATTACTCGCAAACAACAAGGCAATCGCAAGCAGTTGTACATCAACTATGAGAATAGGATTTATTTGTATAATATTTAGTCCTTAGTGATTAGTCCTTAGTGAAAAGTAATTAGCATTAAAACCAAAAACTATAAACCAAAAAACACAAACCAAAACCCTTACTCTTTTTCAATATCTTTTATAAACTCATCATATTCGAGATAGAAAAGTTCTAAAGCATTCATTTTTTCGAAGAAAAAGTCAAAAATGTAGTCCCAGTGATTGCGGTTACTCATACTGTACCCATTTTTTTCAACCCAAATGCGGCTGATGGTTTTGCCATTTTCTAATGTGTAGTCTTTTTCAAAAACCAAATCTTTGATGAATTCATCTTCCAAAATACCTTTCAAAGCTTCGATTTTTTCGAAATATTGAGAACGTAAGTCATCATTTCGGTGTTCGATATCAATGAGTACTTGGGCTTTTTTATTATCTGCAAAAAATTTAAAAGAGAAATCTTTAATTTTTGTATCATACAACACCCATTTTCTTGGGTATTTCTCGGCGAAGGCCACCCAAAAATCGTGTTTTAATCGTTGATTTTCTGCTTTACTGTACATTTGAATTGAATTTAGAAAGTTTGGTTTGTATTCCAAACAAAACTATAGTATATTTATTGGAATGCTTGCAAAAATAAGTTTTACCTATGAATTTTCAAGATTTTCAGCAATATATCCCTCAAATACTTGAGGCTCCGCTTCCTGCTTTTGCTTCACATATAAAAATGGCGCCAAAAGAACGAATCGAATCCTTGAAAGCGTTTAGTTATGCAGATAAAAATCCACGAAAAGCTGCGGTTTTGATGTTGTTGTATCCAAAACAAGAGCAAACGCATTTGGTACTGATTGAAAGAAATTCTTATGAAGGTGTACATTCGGCTCAAATTGCTTTTCCCGGAGGTAAGTTTGAAAATGAAGATGTAGAATACGAAACTACGGCTTTGAGAGAATCCGAAGAAGAAATTGGAGTTTCGCGTGAGCAAATAAAAGTAATAAGACCTTTTTCTCCTTTGTATATTCCGCCTAGTAATTTCTTAGTGCATCCTTATTTAGGTATTGCAAAAGAGACCCTAAATTTTGTATTAGAACCGAAAGAGGTGGCGAGTATAATTGAATTACCATTGTCTGATTTTTTAGGTGATGCGCTTTTGCATGAGACTAAACTGACGACTTCTTATGCTACTAATATTGCAATTCCAGCTTTCAAAATCAACGAACATATAGTTTGGGGGGCTACAGCTATGATGCTGAGTGAGTTAAAAGAAGTCTTGCATTTTGTGCTTAAAAAATCATAAATAAGCGCTGTTTTTCTTGATTTATTGTAAATTTATTGCAAGTTTAGCGTTTTCTAAACGTTAAGAAAATATGTCGTATCTTTGCACTCCAATTTCAAAAAAGAATTATTATGGGATTATTTAAAAGGAATCCTTTTGGTCATATCCTTTTTATAAAGAAATGGTTAATCCGAATTTTTGGTGTTGTTACCCATAGAAGGTATCGTGGTTTCAATGAATTACAAATAGAAGGTTCAGAAATTATTCGAAATTTACCAGATAGTAATGTGTTGTTTATTTCCAATCATCAAACCTATTTTGCCGATGTTGTAGCTATGTTCCATGTGTTTAACGCAAGTTTGAGCGGAAGAGATGACAGTATTAAGAACGTTTGTTATTTGTGGCAACCCAAAATGAATATATACTATGTTGCCGCTAAAGAAACGATGCATGCTGGACTTTTGCCAAGAATTTTGGCCTATGTAGGTGCAATAACAGTAGAAAGAACTTGGCGTTCCAAAGGAAAAGATGTTACCGAAAAAAGAGAAGTAAATCCTAATGATACCGAAAATATCAAGATTGCTTTGGCAGATGGTTGGGTGATAACGTTTCCTCAAGGTACTACAAAATCATTTAAACCCGTTCGTAAAGGAACAGCGCATATCATCAAAGAACACAAACCTATTGTAGTTCCGATTGTAATTGATGGCTTTAGACGTTCTTTTGATAAAAAAGGTTTGCGATTAAAAAAGAAAGGAATCTTGCAATCGTTCATCATCAAAGAACCTTTAGAGATTGACTATGAAAACGAAACAATTGAAGAGATTGTAGAAAAAGTAGAATACGCAATCGAGCAACATCCTTCCTTTTTAAAAGTTATTCCTGCCGAAGAATTAGAAGCTCAAAAAGAATTGGATAAAATGCGAAAATGGGAATATTAATATAAAAAAAGCGGTCAAAATTTTGACCGCTTTTTTTATAAATCTATTTTCTTCAATTCTTTGTAATTGTCAAGTAATCGTTTCAATAATCGACCGTATACGATGCGATAAAACAACCAGAACAATCCAAAAATGATAAGAATAAACGTCAATAAGAATAAAAAAGTGAAGGCTAACATACCATAATTATCTCCAATTTGATTGGCTAATTTTACCGAATCTGGATTGTACTTAAAGGAGATAAAAGTAAAAATAAAAAACAAAACAACTATTTGTCCTAGATTATAGTATACATAATAGTTAACCGTTTTTCTGGTTTTAATAATATCTCGCATCAATTGTTTTGTAGATACTGTGGTCGAGATGATTTTGTAGTTTTTATAAAACAAGTATATGAAAGTCAATAATATTAGATAATTGAAATTGTCATAAATTTTAAAATACAAAGAAAACTCTTCGTGATTCATTCTTTTAAAATCATCATCAATATTTATTCCAAGGCCAATTACAAACCAAAACACCAATTCCAAAACACTCAATATCAAAATCCACTTCACAATCGAAGAAGATTTTTTATGAAT harbors:
- a CDS encoding nitronate monooxygenase family protein, producing MNSIIKLFGIQYPIIQGGMIWNSGYKLASAVSNAGGLGIIGAGSMYPEVLREHIQKCKKATDKPFGVNVPMLYPNVEEIMNIIVEEGVKIVFTSAGNPKTWTAFLKEKGITVVHVVSSSVFALKAQEAGVDAVVAEGFEAGGHNGREETTTLTLIPMVKQKINIPLIAAGGIATGRGMLAAMALGADGVQVGSRFAASVESSAHHNFKEVIVKVKEGDTQLTLKELAPVRLVKNKFYNDVQELYAKCPTKEDLVALLGRARAKRGMFEGDLVEGELEIGQIAGLITEIQPVKEIIDTMIAEFKQAQIEIGQFQF
- a CDS encoding DUF4268 domain-containing protein, whose translation is MYSKAENQRLKHDFWVAFAEKYPRKWVLYDTKIKDFSFKFFADNKKAQVLIDIEHRNDDLRSQYFEKIEALKGILEDEFIKDLVFEKDYTLENGKTISRIWVEKNGYSMSNRNHWDYIFDFFFEKMNALELFYLEYDEFIKDIEKE
- a CDS encoding CoA pyrophosphatase; amino-acid sequence: MNFQDFQQYIPQILEAPLPAFASHIKMAPKERIESLKAFSYADKNPRKAAVLMLLYPKQEQTHLVLIERNSYEGVHSAQIAFPGGKFENEDVEYETTALRESEEEIGVSREQIKVIRPFSPLYIPPSNFLVHPYLGIAKETLNFVLEPKEVASIIELPLSDFLGDALLHETKLTTSYATNIAIPAFKINEHIVWGATAMMLSELKEVLHFVLKKS
- a CDS encoding 1-acyl-sn-glycerol-3-phosphate acyltransferase; this encodes MGLFKRNPFGHILFIKKWLIRIFGVVTHRRYRGFNELQIEGSEIIRNLPDSNVLFISNHQTYFADVVAMFHVFNASLSGRDDSIKNVCYLWQPKMNIYYVAAKETMHAGLLPRILAYVGAITVERTWRSKGKDVTEKREVNPNDTENIKIALADGWVITFPQGTTKSFKPVRKGTAHIIKEHKPIVVPIVIDGFRRSFDKKGLRLKKKGILQSFIIKEPLEIDYENETIEEIVEKVEYAIEQHPSFLKVIPAEELEAQKELDKMRKWEY